The following DNA comes from Salmo trutta chromosome 15, fSalTru1.1, whole genome shotgun sequence.
ACAAAAATTCACAGGCAGTGCAGAATATTTATTTTTGGGGAAAAGTTATTGCAGAACATTGAATTCAAACCCGTTTACAGGTCCACAAAATTTTTGCAAGAAAAAGAAAATGGTCAGATACAGCAAATTTCACCGCATAAGAAAACATTCTGCCAACACCTCCAAAGACATTCGATTACGTTTGCCGTTGCTATTTTCTTTAGATACTCTCTTGgcctgactccaatacttccaaaGTATACAGCAAATAAGGGCATTATTGTCACCATTAAAGAGGAATGATGGGTGTTAGAGGCAGAGTTAGAattctcattcacacacacacagttttatgACAAGTCTGAATTATAACAGGAAACATGCGTGTATGGTGTGAGCCAAGTTAATAAATCTCAATATCTTTGAGCGTGCGGGGTCTTTTCAGAAATGGCGCAGATATTTGGTGTTCAATTTACGCAACgattataaatgaggccccaggggCCCTGCTGTAGGCTTCACACCCCAATGACAGGTTTCTTACCTTTCCTGCCAGGCTTCATCTCCCCCTCCTGATCCATCCAGTACTCACGGATGTCGATCAGACATTTACCTTTGAATTCACGAACGCTCACATACCGCATCTTCCCAATCTAAAATAAAAAAGAAACGTAGAGGTCATATCGACATGCAGCTAATGTTGTATCTTTTGTACTGGGGATGGACTGACACTGTTCTTCTTCACTGTTTACCTGGAACTTGTTGTCATCCTTGTCCTGGTTGCGACTTCCCTTGGAGGTTCCACCCGGCTTGGAACTCTCTCCCCCTTTCGGTTTCTTAGCTGCTGGTTTCTCTGGTGCTGCCTGCTTTCTCTTCTTGGACTACAACAGGGGTTCATTTAAATACGtcacataaaaatgtataaacatttgtttgaaagtgcaaaatgaacctTCTGATTACAATATGGACATCAGCATCAaaaatactatatactatataaaAACACAGCTTCCATATTGAACCTGTCTGAGCATTGTGAAATATTTGtgtccttttttattttattgactgAACCACAAAACAGTCACAAGAGTACTGTAGGCTGTCTTTACTCTGTGGCTTTGGATACAACACaggaggctgtctgtctgtgtgaatggggggggggggggtcagtcacGTTTACCTTGGTCTCAGCTTCACTGTTGGAGTCACTGCCACTGCCACTGCCAGAGCTTGAGGACAGAACTTCCTTTGACTTGGGCATCCTGGAAAAGGAGGATGCAATAGCTGAGTAAATGCTATCCTTCCATAGGACTTCATACGTTTTCAAATAAATGTACATTACAAT
Coding sequences within:
- the LOC115149383 gene encoding activated RNA polymerase II transcriptional coactivator p15, translating into MPKSKEVLSSSSGSGSGSDSNSEAETKSKKRKQAAPEKPAAKKPKGGESSKPGGTSKGSRNQDKDDNKFQIGKMRYVSVREFKGKCLIDIREYWMDQEGEMKPGRKGISLNPEQWNQLKDQISEIDDAVKAI